Within the Halichoerus grypus chromosome 2, mHalGry1.hap1.1, whole genome shotgun sequence genome, the region CAAATCTGTAAGCAGCTGAATCAATGTATTCGGCCAAAGGCTAGTTCAGTTCAAGGGTGCACCATCCGTGCCACCACCCTAACTCAGGCTGCTGAAACTGCTCTCTCCTGGCCAAGTGTGTGACCTCCAGAGCTGAGGTACAGTGTTCACCAGGcactgaggggagggggtgaggccAGCGCTGACCCCTGCACATGGAGGGGCTACGGATGCTCAATGTACCACATACCCTCATTTAAAATAAGCAGTCACGGTGTGCAGAGCTAGGATTTCTTCTCGTAGTACATAAGCAGCCTGAACTCATCCTGCTACCTGGCTTAACAATCCCACAGAAACAGTCAGTCATTATCTCAGTGTTCTCTTCAGAATTATCATTTATCCAATGGACTGGAAAAGCATGGCTGGGTTGGGGACAACTGTCTCAGCTCTCACTCCAGAGAAAACACTGGAGTCAAGctctttgaaggaaagaaatttttcattaatataaaatgCTTCCCAGGGGTATCACCACTCTAAACAATGCTAAATCACAATCTTAGTAATTCAGATATTTTTAACTTGCCTCTGTAATAAATACCtcatttggaagaagaaaaatgctaAGATTCTGAGGCCAAGTGCCCATCTGtccactgggatttttttttttaagatttatttatttacttgagacagagggcatgagtggggggaggggcagagggagagaatctccagcagacaccgtgctgagcgcagagccggacgtggggctccatctcacgaccctgagatcatggcctgagccgaaaccaagagtcccacggAACCTACGGAGCCCCCCAGGCGGCCCTGTCCCCCGGGATTTTCACCATGAGGCTTGGTGCAGAGAGGACCCCGAGGGGGACCAGGCTCAAGCCGCCTAAAAAGCATAATCGATACTGGTTCTATCGCCTCCTCTCCCTACAAACATCATAGAGAGCCAAGTCGGTTTTCAGTGATGCAGCCATTAGATGCTGTCCCACTTGGAAAAGGACAAAGATTCTGACCCTCCATTTGAAAGCTGGCAGAGTATTAAATCGTGAAATCAATATGCGGAAACAGAGCAAAGCACTAAACCATTCTTTCTTACCTgtgacatatttaaaattttcagagtgAAGTTTTCTAGTCCCGTCACATTTCTCTCCTCGCAGTTCACCTTGGGGGACTTCAGACTCTCCGTGTTATTGGCGTCCTCGGGTGGCGCCGGGTCGGATTCGGCCACTTCCGGCTCTGAGTAATACTCGTCCTCTCTGTCCTGGAAGCTGGCCCCCCCGCCGTCCAGAGAAAAGAGGTGCTCTCGGAGACTGCACCGCGAGTCCTCCTCCCCTCGGGCCCCGCAGGTGCCGCCGCTGGGCTCGGGGCTCAGCTTGTCCTCGGTCTCGCCGGGGATCACGGACAGCAGCACCACGTGGTCGCCATCGGCGTCCAGCCCCAGCACAGCGCCGGCCTCTCCCGCGGGCTTGTAGTGGCCCGCGGGGCCGCGCGAGGGCTCCTCCTCGCTCGCGGACACAGCTCCCGCCTGCAGAGCGTGAGCACGCTGCTCCTCCGACTGCAAGTGACCGCTCTCCTCTGCAACTAAAACATGCCAGCATGTTCACGCTCCTAAGTCCCTTCCAAGTACATGAACCCAAAAAGGAATTACAGTTCCCCTACAGAGGAAAAAGGTACCCTTCCCATGAAGCTATCAGAGGGCCACCCACCATTCTCCAGATCATGAAGGAGGTCACCAGGAGGTACCAGATTAATGAATGTCAAATACAATGTGGACCAATCTGTATCTTCACGTGATACCTGCTTTCTTGCCATGTGGATTATAAGCAAAAACATTCCAGTGCAGACATCCAATGAGGAAAACAACACAAACACCTTAACAATTTCATTTGTTTGATGAGAATATCCAACAAAATAATGATGCTTTTATAGAAGATTCTACTATAGCAAAGCATCCTTGCACACATTATAACAGCCCTGTGAGCCCAGCAGGACAAAGGTTACCAATCCCTCTTAACGGAGGAccaagctgaggcacagagaggcagtGGAATGCCCAACAGCACACAAGCTagtaagcagcagagccaggTCTCTGAGTGAAGTCTTCTGGCTGCTACTCAGATCGGGCCTTACCCTCCCCATGATACCTCGGGGGTTGCTGTGCCTCCTGGCCTGAGAACACTGCCCCACCCATACAGCATATCCAGCCTGAGGTGGCCTCTCCTGCCTGCAGCCCTTGGGAGTGCCAGGAGGTGCACCCCACAGGGCCGGGGCAGCAGCAGGGCAAAGGAGGACGTTCCTCCCACTCTGGAGCCACTAGATAGGGCTTGGGCAAAATGCTCTGAGAAGGGAAGACTCTGGGGAAGTCTCATACATCCAGGGAGGAATCTCCACTCACCTCTGTAACAGTGACTCCTGCCTCCAACTCCCATTAACTCAACCAGAGCAGCCAGACTCAGTGCCAGGCACTGACCAGGGAGAACCAAGGAGCCCAGCTATACTCAGACAAGCTCGCCATGTGGCTGGAAAACCCTCAGCCATGCCAACAGCATGTCACCGAAGTGTGAAAAACCAACTGGCTTTCAAGTTGGGGAGGGGTCTGGGAGCTTCCTAAGGTATGCACCTTTGTATAAGGTCTCAAAGAATATCCCCAAAGAGATGCACAGATTCATTCAGCAATTCAAAAACCTTCTCTGAGAATTCTGCTTCTGGGTAAGCTGGAGTAAGAGGGACCAGATTTACCCTCCCTAGTGAAACAACCCAAAAACGGCCAAAAATGTGAACCAGTTTCAGGAGACTAGTTAGCAGGCAACGAAGGATAGGGATCCctgagaaacaggaagagaaataaacaggAGGGCCCTACAAGTGCTCCAGCTTACCACCTGAGGGAATGCTTCCCCGGGGGCTCAGGGAGGCGGAAGGAAGCAGGCAGAGTCCAGCACTCCTCAAGTTGAGGAGACGGTACTAAGGGTACAGAGAGACCAAGAAAGCTAGAGTCTGAGGGACAGAATAGTACAGATGGGCAAGCTGCAGTGAGAGGACTCCAGAGACCTGCCGAGTAACCCCCATCGAGTACACTGGTCAGCATTTACATGTGAGTAAGTTCCCAAAGCTAGGCAAAGAACCGCCCAAAAGGATCAGAGACAACAGTACCCAACCCTCACACAGAGCTGGGAAGCGTACCTGTTCCCACCCGCTAGACTGGAAAACCTCACAATTCACAGAGCACTGGGGAGAGTACACAAAAGTAGTGGGGCAAAATTAATCCTACAGTAAATACAGCTCTGCTCTCGTCTAGCAAACCTTAAAAGCCAGGATCAAACCATGCTCAGCTAACTTAACTGTACCCTAGAACAAACTCATGAATATTTAGAGGAATACTAAAATATCCAGCACTCAACAAGGTCGAATTTATGTCTGGCATCCAATCAAAAGTTACCAGGCAtgcaaaaaagcaggaaaatatgatcaATAATGAGAACAGTAATTAACCAATTAAAACTGACCCACAACTTGCAGATGTCAGAACTAGGAGATAAGGATATTAAAACAGTAATTATAATTCCATTACATATGTTCAGAAAGTTAAGCAGACAAAGGGACATAAGATATAAAAGACCTGcatcaaaatgcaaatcaaaaccacacagatctcacctcacacctgtcagattagctattatcaaaaagacaacgagtgctggtgaggacgtggaaagaaaaggaaacccttgtgcactcttggAAGGAATGTAAATTACTACAgctattgtggaaaacagtatggaggttcctcaaaaaattaaaactgtaattaccatatgatccagcaattccatttctgggtggaacaaaaacactaatttgaaaaaatatatgcaccccatgttcactgcagccttatttacaaaagccatggaagcaacctaagcgtCTACCAAAGgatgaatggaaaagaacatAGAATCacacaatattattattattcagtcacaaaaagaGGAAACCTTGCTattagcaacaacatggatggaccattACGCTACATGCGATAAatctcagaaagacaaataccatatgctctcacttacatgtggaatctttaaaaataaataaataaataaatagcttatagatgcagagaacagactgatggttgccagaggtgatggtggggggaggggatgaaatgGGTGAAATGGTCAGaaagtacaaatttccagttacaaaataattcATGGGAATGTAAGGTACTgcatggtgactctagttaataatactgccttgcatatttgaaagttgctgagagtaaaCTAAAAGTTCtttctcatcatgagaaaaaagaTTTAACTAGGCATGGTctcagatgttaactagacttactatggtgatcattttgcaattaTACACAAagattaaatcattatgttgtacacctgcaactaacataatgtttatgtcaattataatataattttttataattttttttaaaagacccaaaTTGTACTCTGGCAACAAAAACTACAACGTCTGAAATGAAAACTGCACTGGGTGGGATTAACAGCAAATTAGgcattgcagaagaaaagactAGTGAATTTGAAAGCATAGCAACAGAACCTATCCAAAATCAAACATACAATGAAAACAAGAATCCAAAGAAACGAAGAGAATCAGTGAGCTATGGGACAGTTTCAAGTGGCCTAACATACAGATCATGAGAATACCCAgaaggggggggggtgtgtgtggacagaaaaagtatttgaattaataataaccaaaaactgCACAAACTtgataaaaatcataaatgcaCAGATCTAAGAAGTTCAGCAAACCCCAAGCTCAATGAACTACACCAAGATattatcataatcaaattgctcaaaaccagtgacaaagacaaaaatcttaaaagcagccagagaaaaaagacatgctacgtacagaggaagaaagataaagatGACAGCAGATTCCTTGTTGGGAACAATGCAAGCAAGATGAGTAGCAACATTAAAGtacttgaaaggaaaaaactataaacctaaaattctatacccaggaaaatatctttcaaaaatgaagggaaggagtgcctgcgtggctcagacggttaagcgtctgccttcggctcaggttatgacctcagtgtcctgggatcgtcATGTctcacatcagactccctgctcagcagggagtcggcttctccctctccctctacccctaccccctggctcatgctctctctgtctccctctcaaataaataaaatcttttttaaaaaagaaaaaaagaagggaaaataaataccttttcagaaatattaaaagctAAAAGAATTCATCACCAACAAACACCCAGaacaagaattttaaaggaaCTCCTTCAGGCCGAAGAAAAATGATACCGGATGGAAATATGGATCAACACAGAAGAATGGAGAGCACAAGAAACAGTAAGTACACTGATAAATATACACAATCTTTCTGAAAGTGTAGCTATGAAAGGGACAAGAAAGCCAGGGTAGGTGATAAGGGGCCAAAGGAGGTTTCTGTTTCGGCTTTTAGGACAGAGGAGAAGTTTAAGGATATATCAAGTTGATGGGAACGTGGGCGAGAAGGGCACGAGAACAACAGAGGTTAGACAGGGCAGCCAGAGGCTACACGTCTGGAGAACAAAGGATGCCGAGTATGGGGGCCAACCCTCCTCCCAAATGCCCCAGCTCCACAGACATCTGCTCTCTCAGAATCTAACCAACATCTTAGCTCTCACAAGTACATAGAAAATGCCAAGATCCCGAAAGAAcctcaggagaaaaaaatcagggcAGAAATGAGAACCTGGCTCTCTCTGATCACCCTCATAAAAATGGATAGATGTCCCCTGCAAAAAATCAAAAGGGAGTCTGAGTGAAGCACAGAGCTGGTATTTTCAGTTCAGGAGGcttatttttccctcctgtgAAAGAGTTAAGTAGACAGTACACAGTAGGAACCAAAACATTCTTATGCCCTCAGGTACCAGTGTTTTCACTCAAGTATTGGGAAGAGAGGAAACTGTGAAGTATCCCACACCAAGACAGAAATGACGTACTGTGTGAGAGTCGCTGAACCCTTGCAGCGTCATGTGCCTTTTAAGAGACTGCTTCTTAACCTCAACACGCTGACTACAGTGTGAGCCACGCAAAAACGACAATCACTGCATCACTGGCAGCAAGGAAGATATCTGGAGATCGCTGCCAGGGAGCCCTGGCCTAGGTCAGATCCTTCACACCCTTCCAGTTTTGCTCAGAAGGTTCTCTACCAGCCGCAGGTTTTTCACAATGGCTTCTGTGGCAGCGATTCCAGGCCCCACATGGTGTGGCCGCTGTCCACACTCTGAACGAGTTCCACCAGACATCGCGGTCCCTGAACACTCGCGATCTCCTCCACCTACCTCAGTGTTGTCCTGAGGGCTGTTTCTCTGCCAGGAAAGCCCTCCACTGGCTCCCTTCCTGGCTAATCTGACTCAACGTTCAGATCTTACCCTAAACTTCACCTCTGTAAGGTGAACTTCACCCTGCCTGACCCTCAGACCAGAGGGGTCTCCCATAACAGCATGCAGTAATACCCTGGGACTCTCCTTGAAGCATTTTCCACTGTTggaatttacttaattatttgtaGTCATTTAATGCCTGTCCTCCCCAGCAGATAGGACGGTGGGCCTGTTTCTCTATCTGGCTCACCACTGTACCTCAAGTGCCCAGCAGAGCATATGACGTGTGATGGGCGCTAAGCAAAAATCTGCTAGTTGACTGCCTAGTGAAGACAGGCATGGGGGTGCTGAAGCCAGGAGGGGGTTCCTGTGCCTTGACACCTGGATAGCACTGCTACGTCCAGTTGCGCATCTGCCAGTGGGGTCCACTACAGACCAAAAAGCCTTGGATTTTCAGCCACCCTAAAAAGGACCCAGGTGGTGAAAGTCCCTCTGTCCTCACCCCATCACGGCCTCGCCATGATGACCAATGGCCCACCGATGGCTGGTGTTATCCTCAGGTCTGCGTGCACATGGCCCAGACTGCTAGGGGGGCTCCCATCACACTGACTACAACAGTAAGTCAGTGCCCTGAATCAACAAGATTCTGCCTGGAAACAGCACACTCAACATGGGCAATGTGAGGAAAGATGCGTAAAGGGGCCCCCGACACGTGTGCTGGATGTCAGAGAAACCAAAAGCAATGGTAAGGAACTTCAGGGCCAGTAACGGCCGAGAGCGAGCCAGTTACCACTCAAAGACCTTAAGAGTTCAGAAGCAGCAACAGTCACAGAACCTTGGAACAGTGTGCTCACGCTTCTAGAAGCTGTGACTGGAAGGACAAAGCCAACCCAGGATAACCCCTAAGGGAGGAAGCTGAGAGGATCAATATCCTGACCTCACGCTCCCTTCATTCCAACCCACAGGAAGCCAGAAGGCAAGACGGCCAGTCGTCACGCCATACAGGACAGCCACTCGGGGCACAGCGCAGGGTAGACAAGGCTAGAGAACGATCTGGGGAACAAACAAAAGCTATCCAGCACATGCTGGCCCCTCTCTGAAGCTGGTGGTTAAGCGTAGTGACAGAAATGTAGTACAGAGGTTTGACCGTGAAGTAGGCAGGCATGAGCTTGAATCATGGCTCCTCAACTTCTGGCTGTTGGAGACCTTGGCAGAACACTTACTGACACTGAGTCTcggtttactcatctgtaaaacgggaacCAGAGCAACAGCTACTTCATAAacatttgaagattaaataagatgatgctCATAAAGCACAAagcacaggacctggcacataACCAGTCCTCTCATCAACGATAATTGTGTTACtattcttcccccttcctcctgctcggccacccagctgccctgccTCCTTCCAGGACACCTCACGCAAAGCAAAGACCTGCCTGCCCCTGTAGTGAATGACAAGCAAGGCCGAAAGGTCTAGACTTCAACAAACTGTGAGGAGTGGGGTGACACAGCACTGAGGATAAGGCCCCACTCGTGGCCCGAGCCCTGCGTCCAGGGTGGCTGCCTCCCCGCCTGAGGATGCCCCAAGAGCATGCCACGGCAAGCGGCGGGTTACCCGGGGAGTCTcgtcagttttctcatctgtccttCGTGCAGGCAACCTGAGCAAGAGCGGCCTTCTTTAAAAAGTGACCCATCGAGGTGCCAAATAAAGCGTGGGCTCTGCAGGCAGAAAGACAGGCTCTGCCATGACCCGAAGGGCAAACTCAGGCTCTCTGAGCTCCGCGCCTCCACCTGTAACGTGGAGATAGTCTTGCAGCCTCTCTCCTACGGTGGGTGCGAGGGCTAACTGAGATAGGGCACAGTTCCTGCCTCCGCGTAAGGGCACCGGAAATGCCGGCTATTCGTGATGATTTTTATCATTCATAATAAAGGGTATGCCTCAGTAGGCGCTAAGACACTGTCACTCCCGCCGGACTGACGCCTGCTGCGGGGGCCCGGACGGGCTCCCCGCCACCGCGGACCACCACTCGGGGCCACCCAGGCGGAAAGAGGTCGGGACGACGCGCGGCCGGTGCCAGGAAGAGCCGAGGGGCGCGCCGCGGGCCCCCGCGCAGGTGAAAGCGCCGCCCGAGCGCACCCCCACCGCGCCCTGCCATTTCTCTCGCCGCCGCCTGCCGCCCCGGGCcacggccccagccccagcccgcaCTCACCCTCCAGGCCGCGGGCGGGAGGCCCCAGCACCCACAGCAGGACCTGCCACCAGCCGAGGAGCCGCATGGCGCGGGCCTAGAAGCGGCCTGGACCACCACCCAGGCCGCAGGGCAACCGGCGCACGGCGACGCGCGTCGCGCTCCCGGCCTCCCGGaggcctgggggggaggggagccgcGAGCGCGATCCCGTGCCGCCATCTTGGCAGCTGGCAGCGGCCGCGGGCGCCATCTTGGAATCGGGCGGCCTGCCTCTGGCCTTTGGCTTCCGGTCCTTGGGATTCGCGGCCGTTCAGGAGCCGAGAGCCAGACACTTGGGGTCGCCTCGAACTTTCCTGACCGCCAACCCCTTGACGGAGTTCAAGAGGCCAGCGGCCCTCCTTCTTCGCGCGCCAGCCGGTCTGGCTGCTGGCAGCACCCACTGCGCCTGTGTGGCGCTTCATTCCGGGGCCCAAACGGCCCGGAAGCCTCCTCCTTCAAGCGCCCCGAATCTCCTGCCTTACCCCTGTCCCCCTACCTACGGTTGCCAGGTGAAATACAGGGTGCCCAGTTAAATCTGCATTTCACAGAAACCACGAATAGTTTTTTTTCCACTCCAAGAAACAGACGAATTTTCCAACGTAACTTTGTCCTGTAATTGTATTTGCTGCGTCTGGTCACCCTAACCCTACCTCCTGTGCACTCAGGGCGGGCAGTTTTGGGATGGTGGTTGGTGGATTTGCAGGGCAATCTCCCGCTCCCTGATCCACCGCCCAAGACCCGGGCCTGGAGGAGGCTGGGCCACCGCCGGCGAACAGCTCGGGAAGGACCTGGAAGCAGGAAGGcctggatggggaggggaggtgtgCGGCAGGGCGGGGCTCTGCATTCCGGagctgggcgggggcgggggagggcggaGGAGGGACCTAAGAGACAATGCTCGGAGGTGGAAAGAAGCACTCTTAGGTCTGCAGTTAAGGGGAAGGGCCTCCTAAAATCAATAAAGCGAGTTTCGAGCGGGGGCCCGGGCTACATCAGTGCAGACAGTGCTGCTGTCAAACTTTAAGAGGTTGGAAACACAGAAATAGATTTCAAACATCTTTACATCAAACCATTGGTAGTTACAGCAACGTAAAGAGGAACCTAGGCTTTTTTTGGCCATGTGGTGAATCCCAAATCCAACATTTATAGGAGTGTATGGTCGGTCAGCAAATTATGTTAACTTCTCttaagttgtttcttttttttttctttttgagagagagagagcaggagagcaggatgtgaggcagagggagaagcaggctccccgctgagtaggcccccccccctcctctctccctccaggtTCGATtcagatcctgggactccaggatcatgacctgagccaaaggcagattcttaaccgactgagccacccaggcgccccaagttcagtttcttcatctgtaaagcgGGATGAATTTATACAGAgttatgtggattaaatgagatgtaaAGTGATGAGCACAGTGCATAATGCACAGTAAGCACATCAGAGTGTTAGCCATTATTATTTGGATCATACAATTCTAGTGGAGTAACCATAGTCCCCTGGTGCCCATCAAAGACTGTTAAACCAGAAAGATGTATCATCAATCTGACCTCATTGATTATTCTTCTCTTCTAAATAAGCCGCCAGGGTTTTGCTATGGTAAGTTCTCAAGTGCCCGTGGGTCCAGGAGACAATGAACAACATGGAGGAAACAGCCCACATTTCTAGAGCGGATCACTACAATCATCATTTGGCTGAACTACCTCCCTTGCCCCCTACCCAGTAATAGcaaacctttccttttttttttctttctttctttccttttttcttttttttttaagattttttttttttttattgattgatttgacagagagagacatagcgagagagggaacacaagcagggggagtgggagaggaagaagcaggctctcggccaagcagggagcccgatgtggggctggatcccaggaccctgggatcatgacctgagccgaaggcagaggcttaacgactgagccacccaggcgcccctccttttttctttttttaagtaaaactcaCCACCCCGAAATTGAGcagcatgctctaccaactgagcaagccaggcgccccaaaccttaTCTTCTTTAACTTATTCTCTCCCACACCCTTCACACCTAATTTGAAGGTGCATAAAAGCCAAAAGGACAGAGGATTAAGGGGGTTTAGGATTTATAAAAAGGAGAGTGATTTGATTTGTCCGGACACTCCGAAGTGGATTCCCTTCTTACTACTTCCATTTTATTAAGTCCTTTCCTCGCTGTGTTTGTGCTTTGGCTGTTTGTTTGGACAAAT harbors:
- the TXNDC15 gene encoding thioredoxin domain-containing protein 15 isoform X1, giving the protein MFLLIIHMARKQVSREDTDWSTLYLTFINLVPPGDLLHDLENVAEESGHLQSEEQRAHALQAGAVSASEEEPSRGPAGHYKPAGEAGAVLGLDADGDHVVLLSVIPGETEDKLSPEPSGGTCGARGEEDSRCSLREHLFSLDGGGASFQDREDEYYSEPEVAESDPAPPEDANNTESLKSPKVNCEERNVTGLENFTLKILNMSQDLMDFLNPNGSDCTLVLFYTPWCRFSASLAPHFNSLPRAFPALHFLALDASQHSSLSTRFGTVAVPNILLFQGAKPMARFNHTDRTLETLKVFIFNQTGIEAKKNVVVTQADQIGPLPSTLIKSVDWLLVFSLFFLISFIMYATIRTESIRWLIPGQEQEHAE
- the TXNDC15 gene encoding thioredoxin domain-containing protein 15 isoform X2, which codes for MRLLGWWQVLLWVLGPPARGLEVAEESGHLQSEEQRAHALQAGAVSASEEEPSRGPAGHYKPAGEAGAVLGLDADGDHVVLLSVIPGETEDKLSPEPSGGTCGARGEEDSRCSLREHLFSLDGGGASFQDREDEYYSEPEVAESDPAPPEDANNTESLKSPKVNCEERNVTGLENFTLKILNMSQDLMDFLNPNGSDCTLVLFYTPWCRFSASLAPHFNSLPRAFPALHFLALDASQHSSLSTRFGTVAVPNILLFQGAKPMARFNHTDRTLETLKVFIFNQTGIEAKKNVVVTQADQIGPLPSTLIKSVDWLLVFSLFFLISFIMYATIRTESIRWLIPGQEQEHAE